The region GCCGAACACATCCAGTTCCCAACTGGCACCGAGATTGGCCTCGTAAGAATTACCGTAGCGGTCGAAACCCGGCGTCGAATTCAATACTTTCCCCAACGGGGTTTCGACAGACTGGTAGGCACGGCCCGCCTGACCGGAAATGTTGCCGGAAGGCAGCAGTGCGGCATTCGCCGCGCCAAGACCGGCGCGGGCCTGCACCACGCGCGCGGAAGCCTGCGCAAGATCGAGATTCTGCTGCAACGCCTGCGTGATAAATCGGGTTAATTGCGGATCGCCGAACCCCTCCCACCACGTCAGAAGCTCGGCACGGGCGGCAGCATGTCGTTGATTAACAGCCTCCTGACCAAGGTATTTTTCCTGCATTGACACAGCAGGCCGGGTGTAATCAGGGCCGACAGCACAACCGGCTAACAAACCAGCCACGGTAAGGACGATAACGGGAGACTTGGGTAACATATTTTTCCACCATAGACATTGCACCGATTTGTGACCATATTACAAATTGGTCACTCGTTGTCAATGAGAAGGTCAGGGGGTAAACTTCCCCCTTGTGTATTACGTCAGGGGCAAATTGCAAACTATGAGTAAAGAAAACCCTTATCCCGTGTCGAACCGGGGCCCGGCTGATCATGATGTACGGGATCAGATAGTGAGCGCCGCGACTGAGCACTTCAGACTTTATGGCTATGAAAAAACTACGGTTTCTGACCTCGCCAAATCCATCGGTTTTTCCAAGGCCTACATCTACAAGTTCTTCTCATCCAAGCAGGTGATTGGCGAGATGATTTGTGCCAACTGCCTGCGAGAGATCGAAGCAGAAGTTCGCGCCGCCGTTGAGGAGGCCGATCAGCCGCCGGAAAAATTGCGACAAATGTTTAAGGCCGCCGTCGAAGCCAGCCTTCGTTTGTTCTTCCATGACAGAAAGCTGTATGAAATTGCCGCCTCCTCCGCCAGCGAGCGCTGGCAGTCGGCGATCGCCTATGAAGAACGCATCCAGACACTGCTGCATGATATTTTGCTGGAAGGCCGACAGAGCGGGGATTTTGAACGAAAAACGCCGCTTGATGAAACGGCAGCTGCGATTTATCTCGTCATGCGCCCTTATCTCAACCCACTGATATTGCAGCACAGTTTCGATTACGCCGATAAGGCGCCGGCACAGCTGTCCAGCCTGATACTGCGTAGCTTATCGCCATAGTTCAGCAACGAACATGAAAT is a window of Dickeya solani IPO 2222 DNA encoding:
- a CDS encoding TetR/AcrR family transcriptional regulator, translating into MSKENPYPVSNRGPADHDVRDQIVSAATEHFRLYGYEKTTVSDLAKSIGFSKAYIYKFFSSKQVIGEMICANCLREIEAEVRAAVEEADQPPEKLRQMFKAAVEASLRLFFHDRKLYEIAASSASERWQSAIAYEERIQTLLHDILLEGRQSGDFERKTPLDETAAAIYLVMRPYLNPLILQHSFDYADKAPAQLSSLILRSLSP